The genomic DNA GCCGAGCGCTTTGAACGGCTATGGAACAACCGCGATCCCAATGTGAGAGTGCTGGAGTTACCCGAGGCCGCTCGTGAGAGAATTGTACGTCTCCGTCGAGGTGAGCGTCCTTATGCCGAGCCAGAGTGGGTGAGACAGCGTCGTTTGGCGGAGAATGGAGCAGTGTATCAGATCGGTCGTCCCTTTTTTCCAACTGGCCTGGTTCTTCGTGATTATCAGCAGGAAGCTGTTGACGCCTGGTTCAATGCCGATCGGCGTGGCCTGCTAGAGATGGCTACTGGTACTGGTAAAACGATCACAGCTTTAGCTGCTTCTGTCAGGCTTTTTGAGCTAGAGCAGAGACTTGTGGTGATCATCGCAGTGCCCTACCAGCACCTGGTGGACCAATGGGCAGAGGAGGCTAAGGTTTTTGGCTATCGTCCCATCCTCGCTTACGGTTCTCGGAAGCAATGGCTGGAGAAGCTGCGGACGCGCCTGGAGGACTACCGGGCTGGTTACCGTCCCTGCCTCATGGTGATTACCACTCATAAAACCTTCATTAGTGAGGCCTTTCAAGATCTGCTGGTTCGCCTCAAAGGACCAGTGCTCCTGATCGCTGACGAGGTGCATCACCTGGGTGCTCAGCAGAGCCGCAAAAGCTATCCCTGGCAGATCCCCTACAGGCTAGCGCTCTCGGCCACTCCCCAGCGCTGGTTTGACGAAGAGGGCAGCCGTGCCCTAACTGAGTACTTTGGAGAGACTGTCTTCTCCTTTCCACTAGAGAGAGCGATCGGATCTTGTTTGACACCCTACTATTACTATCCGCATCTTGTGCCCTTGACAGGCGAGGAGCTGGATGAGTATCATAGGCTCTCAGTAAAGATTAGCCAGTTCGTCTACTCGGAGGACGAGAGTAAACAGGAGGCCCTGGAGCGCCTCTTGATAAAACGAGCACGTTTGCTGAATAATGCCAACAACAAGCTGGCTGCTTTGCGGGACCTGTTGCACGAGCCGGATCAGCTCAGTCACACGCTCTTCTACTGCACTTCGGAGCAGATAAAGGATCTGACTCGTCTATTGGGATTGGAGAAGGGGATGCGGGTCCATCCTTTTACGGCGAAGGAAGATGCGCAGGATAGACAACATTTACTAGAGTGCTTTGCTTCCGGTGACCTGCAGGCCCTGGTGGCGATGAAGTGTCTTGACGAAGGGGTCGATGTGCCTGAGACACGCACGGCTTATATACTGGCCAGCAGCGGCAATCCGCGCGAGTTTATCCAGAGGCGAGGTCGCATTTTACGCCGGGCTCCGGGCAAGAAGGTTGCTGAGATCCATGACTTAATTGCGGTTCCGCCGCTGGGGCGCGTTAGCCAGAGTTCGCCGACCTTCGCCTCGGAGCGCAAGATCATGCGCCGCGAGCTGCAGCGTTTCAAGGAGTTTGCGGAGCTGGCCCTGAATAAGTATGGCGCCCTCAACAGCGTTTGGGAGCTGATGAGAGCTTACGATTTAGCGGATTTATAGGGGAGGGTTCCGATGCTAAAAGAGTACATAAGGAAGATAGCAGGAGAATACGGTTACCCCATTGGATCAATTTTAAGGGAACTGATTGAAGAACAAAATTTGGATAAAAAGAATATCGAGATGGTTATAGATAAAATTATAGATAAATACGCAAAAAATATGAGACAATCCAATGAGAGGGGGTAGATCAAGCATGATTCTCAAGAGTTTTTCAGTCGAACTTTTTCGGCAATATATGAAAAGGCAGGAAATAAGGTTTGCTCATGATAATGAGCGTAAAAGAAACATAACGATTATCAATGGGGTGAATGGAACAGGGAAAACCTCCCTTTTTGCTGCAATTAACTGGTGTCTTTTTGGCTTTGAGGCAATTAGAACAGTTTCTTCAATTGACGTTGAAGATGAAGAAGATCTCTTTTGTAAAGAAGCCATTAGCCGAGCTGTTCCCCTGGAACAGCTGCAGATGTCTGCTACCTTAACGTTTATCCATAAAGGAGATCAGTATGAGGTCAGTCGCTGTAGAGAGGCTATCAAGGATACAAATGGTGGTATCCTTCTAAAGAAGGAGAGGTTTCTAGTTGCGAAGCGTTGTTTCGATGGTACAACGGATATTCTGAGCACTGATGATCAAGATCAATTTGGGCCTGAGAGGGAGATCAGAAAGGTGCTTCCGGTGGAGGCCAGCAAGTACTTCTTCTTTGATGGTGAGCTTATTGACTCCATCACCAGACCAGGATCGAAGCAAATTGCTAGTGCAATTAACAATATATTTAAGGTAAATAATCTTGTAGAAATTCACAAATCTATAAAAAGCATAATTAAATCTTATGAGCATAGAATGGCTGTTATCGATCAGAGTAATAAAGAACTCGAAAAAGCAATTCATGAGAAGGAGAAACTAGAGGGCGAGCTCCATGAACTGGACCAGAAGTATGAGCAGATATCAAGATCTATGGAAGAAGCTGAAGAGTATAAAAAACGTATTGAAAGAGAAATAAAAGATAGCGGAGCTGAAAGGGTGAGTGAGCAAATTAAGTACCAAGAGGGTATTATCAATTCTAAACGTGAAGAAGTTGAAGAACTGGCAAAAATAGTTAAAAAGGAAACCACAGACGCTTATTATGTTTTGGCTCTGCCTATTCTCAGAAAAGCTTACTCATCACTAGCAGACATAGGAGCTCAAGAAGCAATTCCCAGTTACGCGCTCCAACGCCTGGCACGTGACTTGCTAAGTCAACTATGTTGCATCTGCGGTCGTCCCTTCGAAGAAGATGGGCCTGAGTATCAGCGCTTGCGGGCACTCCTGGAGAAAAACGTCTTCGATGATAACCGCTCCAACAGAGAGGCTGGCCTGAGTACCGAGTTGTTCTCCCTGGAGCAGAGCAGCAGGGAGAAGCTGGAGCATCTCGGCAATTGGTGTAAGCGGTATGTAGATCTAAGAGATACTATCACTAATGAATTACAGAGATTGGACGATCTTCATGGTCAACTTGAAGCTATGGGGGGAGCTAGCGTCGCTGCTTGGCAAAAGCAATGGCGAGAGGTTACTGAGAGGTATTATGCACTACAGAAAGAGCTGGACCGGATCGGTAAACTTAGGGAGATGACAAACTCTCAAATGAAGGATAAAGAAAATAAGATTAATGCTATTAGTAATAGCAAAAATGTTGATTTGATTAAATTTAAGCATGAAATTGCTAGAAGTTTGAGAGATGTGGTTGAAGATAATATCCAAAAATACAAGGAGAAAGTGAGAGTTGATATAAGTAGAAAGGCCTCGGAGATCTTCCGCTTACTTCTCTGGAAAGAGGGACAGTTTCAGGAGATTTCCCTGGATGAGAGCTTTAACCTCGAAGTAGTAGATCGCTACAGTAAGCCAGCTCTTCAGGATCTCTCCTCTGGAGAGCGGCAGATACTCAGCCTGGCCTTCATTGTTGCAATGTCTCGTCTGAGCGGAGAAGAGGCTCCTCTCGTGATGGACACCCCTTTTGGGAGGCTGTCTGCCGAGAATCGGGCTAATATCACTGAGCATCTGCCTGAGCTTGCCGACCAAGTGATTCTGTTCGTCACTGATGAGGAACTGCATGATCAGGCCCGGGCCAACCTGGAGCCTCACATTGGCCGGGAGTACAACCTCGACTTTGATCGTCGTACAGGTTGCACAACTATTGTGGAGGTTCGACGATGACAGCTGAGTCTGAGGGCTTAAGAGAAGCGATTTACATCGAAGTAGGAGTTCATCCCAGCTATAAACGTCTGACTGAAAGTAAAGAACCTGCTGAGTCCCCTTTTAGCACTATGAAGGATCTCTTCATGTGGGCTGCTTGCTTAGGAGCTAGGCGAGGCTGCAGGAAACCACTAGTTTCCAGAGAGACTATCTTTCGGTGGGACCAACTCAATTCCCGCGATATTGTCCTACTTGAGGCGATCGCCCTGGTCGTCACAGGTGATCCTCAAGTCATCTTACACCGTAACACCGTTCTAGAGATCGCTGAAGAATGTGCCAACGCTGGTATTGCCGAGCTGTTGGACGAAATAGAGTCACGTCATGGAAAGCCGCTTTGGAATCTCCTGGAGTTTGTAGTGAAGGAATGTGCCCTGGAGGGGGATGGCGAAGAGTAGTGAAGGGAGTATCGTTGCAATGCCATTCTCGCCATACTTGGAGCCGCGGCAGGTTCCACTGGCCAGCCTGCTGCTCGATCCCAATAATCCGCGCTTCTTCGACCTGGAGGACTGGCAGAAGGTCCCTGAGAATCTCTATCACTTAGAGAGAGTTCAGCTTAAGGCTTCGCAGCGTCTCGAAAGCTCCCAGGCCTGGCAAATCACCGAGCTTGAGCAATCCATCAGAAGCAACGGCTATATTCCCACGGAGCTGATCGTCGTCAAGCCCTATGAATTGAGCGATCCTGTTCTCAATGCTGATCAGGGACCTTACTTTGTCGTGATCGAGGGCAATCGCCGCCTGGCAGCGATTCGCAAGATCGTTAGGGAGGCCCTTAATCCTGAGCAAGACGAGCTGGTGCAGTCTCTTCAAACGCTCAACGTACTTGTCTATACCCCCACGGGAGATCCGGAGCAAGATCGCATCAATGAGACTATTCTGCAGGGCATTCGCCACATCAGCGGTCCTAAGGAGTGGGGAGCCTACCAGAAAGCACACCTCATTGTCCAACTGTATGATACGTTAGGACAGTCATGGACAGAGATTGGACAACGTCTCGGCCTCAGCGCCAGGGTCGTGGGCCGCTACTATCGGGCCTATAAAGCCCTGCGCCAAATGATGGAGGACGAAGAGTTTGGCCCAAAGCCAAACCGAGGCTCTTCAGCCTCTTTGACGAGGCTCTCAAGAGCAATGCGATCAAAGAATGGCTGGGCTGGAGCGAAGAGTTATGGCAGTTCACGAATGCTGAGCGTCGGCCTACCTTCTATGGGCTGCTTCTGGGAGACCTGGAGGGGGAGCGTGGCCCCGAGATCACGAACCCCCAGCAGATGCGCCAGTTCGGTGAAACCCTCGCCTCGAAAAAAGTAGATGTTCTGGAGCGCTTTATCGAGGGCGAGCTGACCATCGAAAGAGCGGTCAGTCTGACGAAAATCGAGCCTATCACTGTCCCCTTGCGCGACT from Thermogemmatispora onikobensis includes the following:
- a CDS encoding DEAD/DEAH box helicase family protein, which codes for MVAFANNGGRARWITSPILDQEDWKALMTGEAAKMNPALHRLLERNITSLEQALEEDVLSALAWMVADEVISFRLALPQNSLESGDFHDKFGVFTDAYGNRISFNGSYNDSIHGLRNYESIKIFCSWESPILAELVQADAERFERLWNNRDPNVRVLELPEAARERIVRLRRGERPYAEPEWVRQRRLAENGAVYQIGRPFFPTGLVLRDYQQEAVDAWFNADRRGLLEMATGTGKTITALAASVRLFELEQRLVVIIAVPYQHLVDQWAEEAKVFGYRPILAYGSRKQWLEKLRTRLEDYRAGYRPCLMVITTHKTFISEAFQDLLVRLKGPVLLIADEVHHLGAQQSRKSYPWQIPYRLALSATPQRWFDEEGSRALTEYFGETVFSFPLERAIGSCLTPYYYYPHLVPLTGEELDEYHRLSVKISQFVYSEDESKQEALERLLIKRARLLNNANNKLAALRDLLHEPDQLSHTLFYCTSEQIKDLTRLLGLEKGMRVHPFTAKEDAQDRQHLLECFASGDLQALVAMKCLDEGVDVPETRTAYILASSGNPREFIQRRGRILRRAPGKKVAEIHDLIAVPPLGRVSQSSPTFASERKIMRRELQRFKEFAELALNKYGALNSVWELMRAYDLADL
- a CDS encoding AAA family ATPase, with product MILKSFSVELFRQYMKRQEIRFAHDNERKRNITIINGVNGTGKTSLFAAINWCLFGFEAIRTVSSIDVEDEEDLFCKEAISRAVPLEQLQMSATLTFIHKGDQYEVSRCREAIKDTNGGILLKKERFLVAKRCFDGTTDILSTDDQDQFGPEREIRKVLPVEASKYFFFDGELIDSITRPGSKQIASAINNIFKVNNLVEIHKSIKSIIKSYEHRMAVIDQSNKELEKAIHEKEKLEGELHELDQKYEQISRSMEEAEEYKKRIEREIKDSGAERVSEQIKYQEGIINSKREEVEELAKIVKKETTDAYYVLALPILRKAYSSLADIGAQEAIPSYALQRLARDLLSQLCCICGRPFEEDGPEYQRLRALLEKNVFDDNRSNREAGLSTELFSLEQSSREKLEHLGNWCKRYVDLRDTITNELQRLDDLHGQLEAMGGASVAAWQKQWREVTERYYALQKELDRIGKLREMTNSQMKDKENKINAISNSKNVDLIKFKHEIARSLRDVVEDNIQKYKEKVRVDISRKASEIFRLLLWKEGQFQEISLDESFNLEVVDRYSKPALQDLSSGERQILSLAFIVAMSRLSGEEAPLVMDTPFGRLSAENRANITEHLPELADQVILFVTDEELHDQARANLEPHIGREYNLDFDRRTGCTTIVEVRR